The proteins below come from a single Chryseobacterium capnotolerans genomic window:
- a CDS encoding phosphoribosyl-ATP pyrophosphatase, which produces MSRKYESIEELRRKKKLLKGEISDLENLLTFKNTKESLSAFTNGLSDQYLQEKVDEDGDEKVVLRKDVIAKQLTSEVKDLLISKNTAVGLASTAFKGNIADSIIKLGVTAIVGNYAKKNMKSSNWKNKLVGVALIYLAPIALKYVRKKLEVYQKNKSVSSMEQLI; this is translated from the coding sequence ATGAGTAGAAAATATGAAAGCATAGAAGAATTAAGAAGAAAGAAAAAACTGCTTAAAGGTGAAATTAGTGATCTGGAAAACCTTCTTACGTTTAAGAATACCAAAGAAAGCCTGAGTGCATTTACCAATGGTTTAAGCGATCAGTATCTTCAGGAAAAAGTAGATGAAGACGGTGATGAAAAAGTGGTCCTGCGAAAAGATGTCATCGCCAAGCAGCTTACTTCAGAAGTTAAAGACCTTCTGATCAGTAAAAATACTGCTGTAGGACTTGCCAGCACAGCTTTTAAAGGAAATATTGCAGACAGTATTATCAAGCTAGGGGTTACCGCTATCGTTGGCAACTACGCCAAAAAGAATATGAAAAGTTCTAATTGGAAAAATAAGCTGGTAGGTGTTGCATTGATTTACCTCGCTCCTATTGCACTGAAATATGTCAGAAAAAAACTGGAAGTATATCAGAAAAACAAAAGTGTTTCCAGCATGGAACAATTGATATAG
- a CDS encoding TrmH family RNA methyltransferase gives MLTAHTIKVLQSLDKKKFRQKYNLFLVEGNKIICELFNSNFKVKEILSTDPQKLDRTDIPMTHISENELKKISFLKTPKDSVAVCYLAEEETWEDKKIQLVLDGIQDPGNLGTIIRLADWFGIEQIICSEDTVDVYNPKVIQATMGSFTRVNVVYTDLVEYLSKTENVNIGTDMDGENIYTFEKPEKINLILGNEGNGMRPETERLLQKCISIPRFGKSQSTESLNVSMAAGIILGQLFSK, from the coding sequence ATGCTTACAGCTCATACAATAAAAGTTTTACAATCTTTAGATAAAAAGAAGTTCAGACAAAAATACAATTTGTTTTTGGTTGAAGGTAATAAAATCATTTGTGAACTTTTCAATTCTAACTTTAAAGTTAAAGAAATATTATCAACCGATCCGCAAAAATTGGACCGTACTGATATCCCTATGACTCATATCTCTGAAAATGAGTTAAAAAAAATCAGTTTTCTTAAAACTCCCAAAGATTCTGTTGCGGTGTGTTATCTGGCAGAAGAAGAAACATGGGAAGATAAGAAGATACAACTTGTTTTGGATGGTATTCAGGATCCGGGGAATTTAGGAACCATTATTCGATTGGCAGACTGGTTCGGGATAGAACAGATTATCTGTAGTGAAGATACTGTAGATGTTTATAATCCTAAGGTAATTCAGGCCACAATGGGGTCTTTTACAAGGGTAAATGTCGTGTATACAGATCTTGTGGAATATCTTTCTAAAACTGAAAATGTAAATATCGGAACGGATATGGATGGAGAAAATATCTATACTTTTGAGAAACCTGAAAAAATCAATTTGATTCTTGGAAATGAAGGAAATGGAATGAGGCCGGAAACGGAAAGACTATTGCAAAAATGCATCAGCATTCCAAGGTTTGGAAAATCCCAGTCTACAGAAAGCCTGAATGTATCCATGGCTGCCGGAATTATTTTAGGACAGCTATTTTCTAAATAG